The stretch of DNA GTGGTTCTCCAATGGACAACCCAATCTCTCTCTGAGCCCTTGCAAACCTTGTTACAGAATCCATCATAAGCATAACATCCATTCCCATATCTCTAAAATATTCAGCAATGGCTGTGGCAACAAATGCAGCCCTTATTCTTGCAAGGGGAGGTTCATCTGATGTTGCAACCACCATAACAGACCTCTTAAGCCCTTCCTCCTGTAAGTCTTTCTCAATAAACTCCCTTACCTCCCTTCCCCTTTCACCAACTAATGCAATAACATTTATATCAGACCTTGTAAATCTAGCAAGCATTCCTAAAAGGGTGCTTTTTCCAATTCCAGACCCAGAGAATATCCCAAATCTTTGTCCCCTACCAATGGTTAAACAAGAATCAATTGCCCTTATCCCTGTTTCTAGTATCTTGTTTATCCTTGGTCTTTTCAATGGGTCAGGACAATCGGAAAATATAGGATAAGAGGCATCTACAATAATTGGACCCTTTCCATCAATAGGCATACCAATCCCATTCAACACCCTTCCCTTTAAGCCTTCTGAAACACCAACCCTTAAGGGAGAGCCTGTTGCTATAACACAATCGTCTGCCTTTATTCCCTCTGTCTCTCCTATTGGCATCAATAAAATATTTTTATCCCTAAATCCAACAACCTCTGCCATAATCCTTTTATTTAAAGACAAAATAAAGCATATCTCACCAATTGAAGCAAGGGGTCCTTCTGATTCTATAACAAGGCCAATTACCTGTTTTACCCTTCCTTTTACTTGAATTGGGTCAATTCCTTCAATTCTTGCCTTAAGGCTTTGTGCATTCATTTTTTATCACATTAAGCTGATTATCAATTGTAGCATCAATTATACCAAAATCAAAATAAATCTTGCATCCACCTTGTTCAATAGATGAATCACCTGCAATATCTACCTCTTTCAAAAATCCCCTTGCAATTTCTATATCATCAGGGTTTAAAAGAAGCCTTATTTTACTATTCCCCGCCTTTTTCAATGCCTCTCTTATATTCCCTAATACAACATCCTTTTTAATTGAGGTCTCATTCTTTACTATCTTCTTCGCCATTAAAAGGGAAAGGTCAAGGATAATATTTTCATCAATTTTTTTTAAGGAAGAATCATATAATGAATTTAGGGATGATAAAATCCCTTTTATTGATGCAATAACCCTTGTTATTTCAATTTCGCCCTTTCTTTTCCCCTCCTCAATTCCATGAGAAAATCCCTCTTTATATCCCTTATCCCTTATTTCTTCTTGCTTTTTAGCCGCCTCATCCAAAATAGACCTCGCCTTTTCTTCTGCCTCTTTTTTAACATATTCCTCTATATTTAAAAGGTTTTTTCTCTTTTCCTCAATCTCTTTCTCAAGTTTCTTTAGAATTTCATTGTCCTGCCTTATTTTATTCTCCAGCCTTTCAATTAAGGTTCTTCCCTCTCCTATAAAAACCTCCTTTGCTTCTATAAGAACCTCTCCATTTATAGATGGTGATTTATATATCATTCCTATTGCATTTTTTTCATTCTATAATTGCTTCCTTTCCCTTTCCTCCTCCACGAGAGATCATAATTTCACCAGATTCCTCTAATTGCCTGATTACACCTATTATCTTCTGTTGAACCTCCTCTACCTCTGATAGCTTCTTTGGTCCTAAATATGATATTTCCTCTTTAAGCATCTCCTGTGCCCTTTTTGGCATATTTTTAAATATCAAATTTTTTATTGTATCAGATGCACCCTTAAGGGCTAATGCCAGATCCTTTGAATCAACCTCCCTTAAAACCCTTTGTACTGTCCTATCATCAAGCTTTGTAAGGTCATCAAAGATAAACATTCTCTTTCTTACCTCTTCTGCCAATTCTGGATCTTCCTCAGAGATGGCATCAATTATTGCCTTTTCTGTTTCCCTATCAGATTCTTGAAGAATCTTTACCACAGAATCTACACCATCTGTTTGGACAATATTTGCCTCTGCAGCACCTACCTCCTTTTCATATCTCTCTTTTAGGGTATTTTCTATTGATGAAACAAAATCTCCTGAAATGCTTTTCATTGATGCTATCCTTCTTGATACATCTTTCCTTATATCCTCAGCAAGGTTAAGGAGAACCTCAGATGCCTTTCCTGCAGGAAGATTAGAAATAACAAAGGCTATTGTTTGAGGATGCTCATTTGAAAGAAAGCTTGCCAATCTAATGGGGTCTGCCTTCTTCATAAAATCAAATGGCTTAAGCTTCAATATATTTATTGCTTTTTCAATTACCCTATTTGCACCTTCCTCTCCAATAGCCCTCCTTAAAACCTCCCTTGCATAATCAATCCCTCCCTTCAGGATAAATTCCTGGGCAAGAAGCAATTCCCTGAATTCAGCAATAATTTCCTTTTTTTGTGTAGGTTCAATCTTTGGAAGTTTTGCTATTTCAAGGGTAAGCTGGTCTATCTCTTGTTCATTTAGGTGTTTGAACACACCCCCTGCTGCCTCAGAACCCAATGCCATAAGAAGCATTGCCGCCTTCTGTGGTCCAGTTGCCTTAATAGCCATAATAAGAAAATGCAAAATGCAAAATGCAAAATGCAAAATAAAATAGATAAATTTTAAACATTTTCCTCTCCTACAAGATATAGAATAAAATCGGTTTTTTCTTCTGAAACGAGATTTGCACCTTCTTTTATCTTTGCCTTCTCATCATTTGTGAGATAGCCCATAACCTCTTTTGCCTCACCTTCCTCCAAAGATGATAAAAGAATACAAGCCTTTTTAAGCCCCTCGCTCATTCCTCTTCAGAAAGCCAATTTTTTACAAGTTTGGCAACAAGGGCTGGCTTTCTCTTCGCTGTTTCTAATGCTTGCATTTCTTCTTCAGAGAGGGATATTCCCTCTGCTGCTAATTGGGTTGCAAGCGTTGGAATTTTTCCTTCTACCTTTGCCATCTCTGGCTTTGCCTCTTTTTTCATAAATTGCTTTATTATTGAAAGCATAATTAGACCTATTATAATGAGAAAAATAAGACCAGCACCCCCAATTCCTGCCATTGTTATTGTTTGTTTTGTTTTCTCCTTTTTTTCTCTTTCTGCCTCAAGCCATTCCTGGCTTCTATCAAATTGAACATTCTCAACCTCAACAAGGTATTCCCTTTCTAAATATTCCTTTCCCTTTTCAGCACCAATAGCTGCCCAGACAAGCTTCTTAAATTTTTCCATCTCATCATTTGTTCTTGGAGAATATATGGGATTTCCCTTTTTATCCCTTTTTATTTGACCCTTCTCATCTAGCTCATATTTTCCATCTACAAAAACACCTACAGATATTTTTGAAATGGATGGTGCTTTAACAAGACTTGTTTCCTCCTTGTCAGCATAGTAATTAGTTCTTGCCTCTTTTTTGTTATATTCAACAGGACCTTGTGTCTTTGCTATCTCTTTATAACCAGGGATTTGGGATTCAAGGCCTGGCTGACCCTCTGGTTTTACACCCTCTCCTTTAAATGCCTCATCCACCTTTTCTTCACTTATCTTTAATTGCTCAA from bacterium encodes:
- a CDS encoding FliH/SctL family protein, giving the protein MIYKSPSINGEVLIEAKEVFIGEGRTLIERLENKIRQDNEILKKLEKEIEEKRKNLLNIEEYVKKEAEEKARSILDEAAKKQEEIRDKGYKEGFSHGIEEGKRKGEIEITRVIASIKGILSSLNSLYDSSLKKIDENIILDLSLLMAKKIVKNETSIKKDVVLGNIREALKKAGNSKIRLLLNPDDIEIARGFLKEVDIAGDSSIEQGGCKIYFDFGIIDATIDNQLNVIKNECTKP
- the fliG gene encoding flagellar motor switch protein FliG encodes the protein MHFAFCILHFLIMAIKATGPQKAAMLLMALGSEAAGGVFKHLNEQEIDQLTLEIAKLPKIEPTQKKEIIAEFRELLLAQEFILKGGIDYAREVLRRAIGEEGANRVIEKAINILKLKPFDFMKKADPIRLASFLSNEHPQTIAFVISNLPAGKASEVLLNLAEDIRKDVSRRIASMKSISGDFVSSIENTLKERYEKEVGAAEANIVQTDGVDSVVKILQESDRETEKAIIDAISEEDPELAEEVRKRMFIFDDLTKLDDRTVQRVLREVDSKDLALALKGASDTIKNLIFKNMPKRAQEMLKEEISYLGPKKLSEVEEVQQKIIGVIRQLEESGEIMISRGGGKGKEAIIE
- the fliI gene encoding flagellar protein export ATPase FliI → MNAQSLKARIEGIDPIQVKGRVKQVIGLVIESEGPLASIGEICFILSLNKRIMAEVVGFRDKNILLMPIGETEGIKADDCVIATGSPLRVGVSEGLKGRVLNGIGMPIDGKGPIIVDASYPIFSDCPDPLKRPRINKILETGIRAIDSCLTIGRGQRFGIFSGSGIGKSTLLGMLARFTRSDINVIALVGERGREVREFIEKDLQEEGLKRSVMVVATSDEPPLARIRAAFVATAIAEYFRDMGMDVMLMMDSVTRFARAQREIGLSIGEPPATRGFTPSVFAILPKLLERSGTSEKGTITGIYTILVDADDMNEPISDNIRAILDGHIVLSRNLAEKNHYPAIDILKSISRVMIDIVSQEQEQTARGLREILATIQDAEDLINIGAYAKGSNPKIDYALLKIDSVLDFLKQGIWEKSEYQNTLAGLMKIFQEKEG